The Acanthopagrus latus isolate v.2019 chromosome 13, fAcaLat1.1, whole genome shotgun sequence genome contains a region encoding:
- the zar1l gene encoding ZAR1-like protein, translating to MERLLSTFPPYSVCAPPAQDGGWLKRDGRFITPQGLNYLELCKAIISQVGPGVPPAFKRALTKECGVQVNAKVDKVVQCSLGPKTLLCSEGDHHACYRSPEPPTPPCHTPPVGNLRFLRPVSIYSPVFDRRIHLRKLCSDGGSEGEAEQAESDKDAETDQSGEDTVKDWRTAFRRSSKGSNFQFLEQRYGFFHCKKCNIRWESAYVWCISGTSKVYYKQLCRKCQVGFNPYRVESILCKGCSQTCCSCERKQRHINMKRPHRQDLCCRCKGMRLSCDATYSFKYIV from the exons ATGGAGAGGTTGCTCTCCACGTTTCCACCCTACAGTGTCTGCGCTCCGCCGGCTCAGGACGGCGGCTGGTTAAAGAGAGATGGCCGCTTCATCACCCCGCAGGGCCTCAACTACCTGGAGCTCTGCAAGGCCATCATATCCCAGGTTGGCCCCGGCGTGCCCCCTGCCTTCAAGAGGGCCCTCACCAAAGAGTGCGGCGTGCAGGTGAACGCCAAAGTGGACAAAGTCGTGCAGTGCTCGCTGGGGCCCAAGACGCTCCTCTGCTCGGAGGGGGACCATCACGCGTGCTACAGGAGCCCGGAGCCGCCGACGCCACCCTGCCACACGCCGCCCGTGGGCAACCTGCGCTTCCTGCGGCCCGTCTCCATCTACTCGCCGGTGTTCGACCGCAGGATCCACCTGAGGAAGCTGTGCAGCGACGGCGGCAGCGAGGGCGAGGCTGAGCAGGCCGAGTCTGACAAGGATGCTGAGACGGACCAGAGCGGCGAGGACACGGTGAAGGACTGGAGGACAGCTTTCCGCCGCTCCTCCAAGGGCTCCAACTTCCAG ttCCTGGAGCAGAGGTATGGCTTTTTCCACTGCAAGAAGTGTAACATCCGGTGGGAGAGTGCTTACGTGTGGTGCATCTCTGGAACCAGTAAG GTGTACTATAAGCAGCTCTGCCGGAAGTGTCAGGTGGGTTTTAACCCCTACAGAGTGGAGTCCATCCTTTGCAAG GGCTGCTCTcagacctgctgcagctgcgagaggaagcagaggcacATCAACATGAAGAGGCCTCACCGACAGGACCTGTGTTGTCGCTGCAAGGGCATGAGGCTGTCCTGCGACGCCACCTACAGCTTCAAATACATCGTCTGA